One genomic region from Pseudomonas sp. R5-89-07 encodes:
- a CDS encoding secretin N-terminal domain-containing protein, translating into MSLRTLLTALILTASASTMADTQVVDLSNRTSADLLPVAQNFIGKDGTVSVYGNQLIVNAEPGKIEALRTLLGQLDTPAKRLLITVDTNENNQHNTGDSQTRIISYGTTSREGGIQQIQASEGVPALIQVGQSVPLTTTQQDSYGRLQNQTQYRNVTQGFYVTASVTGETVHLAISTNRDRMSQERPDVVNVQSTDTSVSGRLGEWITLAGINRETQADKSSTTRSYSTQGRDDLTVRVKVDTLN; encoded by the coding sequence ATGTCCCTACGCACCCTGCTCACCGCCCTCATCCTGACCGCAAGCGCCTCGACCATGGCCGACACCCAGGTCGTCGACCTGAGCAACCGCACCAGCGCCGACCTGCTGCCGGTCGCGCAGAACTTCATCGGCAAGGACGGCACCGTCAGCGTTTATGGCAACCAACTGATCGTCAACGCCGAGCCGGGCAAGATCGAGGCGCTGCGCACACTGCTTGGCCAATTGGATACGCCCGCCAAGCGCTTGCTGATCACCGTCGATACCAATGAAAACAATCAGCACAACACCGGCGACAGCCAGACCCGCATCATCAGCTACGGCACCACCAGCCGCGAGGGTGGCATTCAGCAGATCCAGGCCAGTGAAGGCGTGCCTGCGCTGATCCAGGTCGGCCAAAGCGTACCGCTGACCACCACCCAGCAGGACAGCTACGGGCGCCTGCAAAACCAGACCCAGTATCGCAACGTCACCCAGGGGTTTTACGTGACCGCCAGCGTCACCGGCGAGACCGTTCACCTCGCCATCAGTACCAACCGTGACCGCATGAGCCAGGAACGTCCCGATGTAGTGAACGTACAAAGTACCGACACAAGCGTCAGCGGTCGCCTGGGCGAGTGGATCACGCTGGCGGGCATCAACCGTGAAACTCAAGCCGACAAATCCTCTACAACCCGCAGCTACTCTACTCAGGGCCGCGATGACCTGACGGTACGGGTCAAAGTGGACACATTGAACTGA
- a CDS encoding GNAT family N-acetyltransferase codes for MNKIHVSVADWRKDIDEIRRIREAVFIAEQSVPPELEWDADDAGAMHFLAYEGDFPIGTARLLPSGEIGRVSVLKDWRGLKVGDKLMEAVIGQAEQRGQSRQFLSAQVYAAPFYERLGFKIVSEEFLEVGIPHVDMVREG; via the coding sequence ATGAATAAGATTCACGTAAGTGTCGCGGACTGGCGAAAGGATATCGACGAGATTCGGCGCATTCGTGAAGCGGTATTTATCGCTGAACAATCGGTTCCACCGGAGCTGGAGTGGGATGCGGACGACGCCGGCGCCATGCATTTCCTTGCATACGAAGGCGACTTTCCGATCGGCACTGCTCGCTTGCTGCCCAGCGGCGAGATCGGACGCGTCTCGGTGCTCAAGGACTGGCGCGGGCTGAAGGTCGGCGACAAGCTGATGGAAGCGGTGATTGGCCAGGCCGAGCAACGTGGCCAGAGCAGGCAGTTTCTCAGTGCGCAGGTGTACGCGGCGCCGTTTTATGAGCGACTGGGCTTCAAGATCGTCAGCGAGGAATTCCTCGAGGTCGGGATTCCGCATGTTGATATGGTGCGTGAGGGCTGA